The Fulvivirga ligni genome window below encodes:
- a CDS encoding response regulator transcription factor produces the protein MGSKQEYKVLVVDDEEAILELLKYNLEKQGYEVKTALDGIRGVEIAKKFKPDLILLDIMMPKQDGVETCRQMREIPELASSFIIFLTARSEEYSEVAAFDVGADDYITKPIKPRALMSRISALFRRDSKKKTVTNQITIGDLVIDRSSYTIQREGGEITLPKKEFELLYFLAQNPNKVFGRDELLQNIWGSDVYVLARTVDVHIRKVREKIGDDYIKTVKGVGYKFSLN, from the coding sequence ATGGGAAGCAAGCAGGAATACAAAGTGCTTGTTGTTGATGATGAAGAGGCAATCCTGGAATTGCTTAAGTACAACCTTGAGAAGCAAGGGTATGAAGTTAAAACAGCATTGGATGGTATAAGAGGTGTTGAAATTGCCAAAAAATTCAAGCCTGATTTAATTCTGTTAGACATCATGATGCCCAAGCAAGATGGTGTTGAAACCTGTAGGCAGATGCGTGAAATTCCTGAACTCGCCAGTTCATTCATTATCTTTCTCACAGCTCGCTCTGAAGAGTATTCAGAAGTGGCCGCTTTCGACGTAGGCGCGGATGATTATATCACCAAGCCTATAAAGCCAAGGGCACTTATGAGCAGGATCAGTGCTTTGTTTAGAAGAGATTCTAAAAAGAAAACTGTCACTAATCAAATCACCATAGGAGATCTTGTTATCGATCGCTCTAGCTACACCATTCAAAGAGAAGGTGGTGAAATAACTCTCCCTAAAAAGGAATTTGAATTACTTTATTTCCTGGCACAAAACCCTAATAAGGTATTTGGTCGTGATGAGCTGTTGCAGAATATCTGGGGTTCAGATGTTTATGTGCTAGCCAGAACGGTAGATGTGCACATTAGAAAGGTGAGAGAGAAGATTGGGGATGACTACATCAAAACTGTGAAAGGTGTAGGCTATAAGTTTAGCCTAAACTAG